The Streptomyces sp. NBC_00510 genomic interval GGGGACGGAGGCCGAGCACGAACCGGACCGCCCCGACGCCCGATGGCGGCCCTGGCGCGCCGCGGCACCCCCGAGGCCCCCCGCGGACGCCGGCCCGGCGGAGACCGTACCCGCCGCCGGCTACGGCCTCATCGGCATGCGCGAGCGCGCCCGCAGCGTCGGCGGCACGCTGACCGCCGGGCCCCGGCCCGAGGGCGGTTTCCAGGTGGCCGCCGTTCTGCCGTTCGCGGGGGGCCCGGCGTGATCCGCGTCCTGCTCGCCGACGACCAGACCCTGGTCCGTGAGGCCTTCGCGATGCTCGTCGAGTCCGCCCCCGACATGCAGGTCGTCGGGCACGCGGCCACCGGGCGGGAAGCCGTGGCGGCGGCCCGCGCCTGCCGCGCCGACGTGGTGATCATGGACATCCGCATGCCGGACCTCGACGGCATCGAGGCCACCCGGCTGATCGCCGCCGACGACGACCTGGCCGGGGTCCGGGTGCTGGTGCTCACCACGTACGACAGCGACGACCACGTCGTCCCCGCGCTGCGCGCCGGGGCCAGCGGCTTCCTCGTCAAGGACACCCGCCCCGCCGACCTCCTGGACGCCATCCGCACGGTCGCCGCGGGCGAGGCGCTGCTCTCGCCGGGGCCGACCGCGCGGCTCATCGCCCGGGTGCTGCGCCTCCCGGAGGGCCCGCCGCCGGGCGGGCCGGCCCCGGAACGCCTCGCCGCGCTGTCCGCACGGGAGCGGCAGGTGCTCACCCTCGTCGCGCGGGGCCTGAACAACACGGAGGTCGCCGAGGCGCTGGGCCTCAGCCCGCTCACCGCCAAGACGCACGTCAGCCGGATCATGGGCAAGCTCGGCGCCCGCGACCGCGCCCAGCTGGTGATCGCGGCCTACGAGTCGGGGCTGGTCGCGCCCGGCGGGACGGCGGGGCTCAGCGGCTGACCGCCCAGACCAGGATCGCGGCGGCGACGGCGAAGCAGGCGAGCACGGTCCACACCGTCGCGCCCAGCGTCCGCGTGTCCGCGGCCATCGCCGGCGCCCCGCCGGCTCCGTGGGCCTGCGAGAGGTGGGCCAGCGCCTTGTCCCTGGCGCCGCCCCAGGTGATCTGCTCGCGCCACGCGCAGTGCCGGCACTCGAGAATCCGCCGCCCGCGGTCCGCGTAGCCGTACAGCACCTCCAGGGCGGTGCCGTCGGGGCCGGTCGCGGTGATGTGGTGGGTGATGGAGTCCATCAGCGGGCCACCAGCACCAGGGCCAGGGCGACGAGGGCCGGCACGGTCTGCACGAGGAGGATGCGGCGGCTCGCGGTCGCGGCGCCGTACAGCCCGGCGACCGCCACGCAGATGAGGAAGAACACCTTGGCCTGGAAGCCCACCGGGTCGGCGGCCACGGCGCCCCACACCAGCCCGGCGGCGAGGAAACCGTTGTAGAGCCCCTGGTTGGCCGCGAGTGCCTTGCTCGCCTGCGCGAACTCCGCGGTGGTCCCGAAGGCCCCCCTGGCGCGGGGGGTGGTCCACAGGAACATCTCCAGGACCAGGATGTAGAGGTGGAGGGCCGCTATGAGCAGCACGGCGACGGTCGCTGTGATCGACATGGGCCGTAGCGTACGACCCGGGCCGGTCCGGTCGCCGCGTACGGAAGAATGGGCGCATGAGTCTGTTCCGCGACGACGGCATCGTGCTGCGCACCCAGAAGCTGGGCGAGGCGGACCGGATCATCACCCTGCTCACCCGCCGGCACGGCCGGGTGCGGGCGGTGGCCCGCGGCGTGCGGCGGACGAAGTCCAAGTTCGGGGCGCGGCTGGAACCGTTCTCCCACGTGGACGTGCAGCTCTTCGCGCGCGGGGGCGAGCTGATCGGCCGCGGCCTGCCGCTGTGCACCCAGGGCGAGACGATCGCCCCCTACGGCAGCCGCATCGTCACCGACTACGCCCGCTACACCGCGGGCACGGCCATGCTGGAGACCGCCGAGCGCTTCACCGACCACGAGGGCGAACCGGCGGTGCAGCAGTACCTGCTGCTGGTCGGCGGCTTGCGCACGCTCGCCGACGGTGAGCACGACCCGCGTCTGGTGCTCGACGCCTTCCTGCTGCGCTCGCTGGCGGTCAACGGCTACGCGCCCAGCTTCGGGGACTGCGCGAAGTGCGGGATGCCCGGCCCGAATCGGTTCTTTTCGGTCGGC includes:
- a CDS encoding response regulator transcription factor, whose amino-acid sequence is MIRVLLADDQTLVREAFAMLVESAPDMQVVGHAATGREAVAAARACRADVVIMDIRMPDLDGIEATRLIAADDDLAGVRVLVLTTYDSDDHVVPALRAGASGFLVKDTRPADLLDAIRTVAAGEALLSPGPTARLIARVLRLPEGPPPGGPAPERLAALSARERQVLTLVARGLNNTEVAEALGLSPLTAKTHVSRIMGKLGARDRAQLVIAAYESGLVAPGGTAGLSG
- a CDS encoding DUF1304 domain-containing protein produces the protein MSITATVAVLLIAALHLYILVLEMFLWTTPRARGAFGTTAEFAQASKALAANQGLYNGFLAAGLVWGAVAADPVGFQAKVFFLICVAVAGLYGAATASRRILLVQTVPALVALALVLVAR
- the recO gene encoding DNA repair protein RecO; the protein is MSLFRDDGIVLRTQKLGEADRIITLLTRRHGRVRAVARGVRRTKSKFGARLEPFSHVDVQLFARGGELIGRGLPLCTQGETIAPYGSRIVTDYARYTAGTAMLETAERFTDHEGEPAVQQYLLLVGGLRTLADGEHDPRLVLDAFLLRSLAVNGYAPSFGDCAKCGMPGPNRFFSVGAGGVVCGECRPAGSVVPSLESLELLGALLGGDWETADACEPRHCREGSGLVAAYLQWHLERGLRSLRFIEK